In Ostrea edulis chromosome 4, xbOstEdul1.1, whole genome shotgun sequence, a single window of DNA contains:
- the LOC125668083 gene encoding chitotriosidase-1-like produces MNLRTVNPDLKILLAIGGWTHGTAPFTAVVDDPNDMAAFAANALTYLKTYQFDGLDLDWEYPGGNGSPPEDKQRFTSFVQKLRQVFDDDGVVNNRAPLLLTAAVAAGKSTIDNAYEIDLISRDLDFINLMSYDLHGSWEATTGHHSALFGRAGEVGTAAYMNVDYAVNYWINLGAPPEKLVLGIGLYGRSFTLASFSNTGVGASAVGAGSPGTYTGEAGLLAYYEVCYNLKYNGWTRQWHSEHKAPYAYHGTQWIGYDDGESINIKIDYIKTKGLGGGMVWSLDQDDFSNSCGDGPYPLMNLLRSGLARLLGTSTLMTSTFSSSTSLFSTLFPSTTQEQAKSPLATIDNLSSSKSVVTRTTQNLKASTNNLNTPSPTSCEAPQPCVDGQLYGDRCDIHKYYQCASGIAWQFQCAAGTVWDERIKNCNWDYLVLTSSAPCGCGPPASCVNGRFYEDKCDMKLYYQCAHGIPYPFECHPGTLWDVTITSCNWDYAVPSRSPPLGSDCSSYGTTSTPVQQTTVGYTKTSTHVPNTTNQEGGLATTKSNHMDSSSVEVLTSSTTVAPSSNQTASKIQSTQTSIVSQSYPTPTDAPTNYRPTDYSTAFTDRGATFSNTYPEVKSTSFTMTTEGDASSQTLKQITTSSTAITTNYISPLSQQQTTATLPHTGTTIRAVSQTQQQPTTTLPIAVTTNGALSQAQQQTTTETQSTTACGPPDTCPFPAWDSGSISLTSHILLIPTAVLLVFASFNRLF; encoded by the exons ATGAACTTGCGCACCGTGAACCCAGATCTGAAAATTCTGCTGGCCATAGGTGGATGGACTCATGGAACCGCACCTTTCACTGCAGTGGTAGATGATCCTAACGACATGGCCGCATTTGCTGCCAACGCATTGACTTACCTGAAAACCTACCAGTTTGACGGCTTGGATTTAGACTGGGAATATCCTGGTGGCAATGGTAGTCCCCCAGAGGACAAACAGCGTTTCACTTCCTTTGTTCAG AAACTTCGCCAAGTCTTTGACGATGACGGAGTGGTCAACAACCGCGCTCCTCTGTTGCTGACAGCAGCTGTTGCCGCTGGCAAAAGTACCATCGACAATGCCTATGAAATTGACCTCATATCTCG AGATTTGGATTTCATCAATTTGATGAGCTACGATCTTCATGGAAGCTGGGAAGCCACCACTGGACATCACAGCGCACTGTTTGGTCGTGCTGGTGAAGTTGGAACGGCTGCTTATATGAATGTG GATTACGCTGTCAACTACTGGATCAATCTTGGTGCACCTCCAGAGAAGCTAGTATTAGGAATCGGCTTGTATGGCAGATCTTTCACACTGGCTAGTTTCAGTAATACGGGAGTAGGAGCGTCCGCTGTCGGGGCGGGTTCGCCCGGTACTTATACCGGAGAAGCAGGGTTGTTGGCTTACTACGAG GTGTGTTACAATTTGAAATACAATGGTTGGACACGACAGTGGCACAGTGAACACAAGGCTCCCTACGCGTATCACGGGACCCAGTGGATTGGATATGATGATGGCGAGAGTATCAACATAAAG ATTGATTATATAAAGACTAAAGGACTAGGAGGCGGCATGGTCTGGTCTCTTGACCAAGACGATTTCAGCAACAGTTGTGGCGATGGACCGTATCCTCTCATGAACCTACTGCGAAGTGGATTGGCCAGATTGTTAGGGACATCAACGTTGATGACTTCGACATTCAGTTCATCAACATCGCTATTTTCCACTTTATTTCCTAGTACGACACAAGAACAAGCGAAATCACCCCTAGCAACGATTGATAACTTAAGTAGTAGTAAATCTGTTGTTACAAGAACAACACAAAACCTGAAAGCATCAACGAACAATTTGAATACACCTAGCCCAACTTCCTGTGAAG CTCCTCAGCCTTGTGTAGACGGTCAGCTTTATGGAGACAGATGTGACATCCATAAGTATTACCAATGTGCATCTGGTATTGCATGGCAATTTCAGTGTGCAGCAGGAACAGTCTGGGATGAACGGATCAAAAATTGTAACTGGGATTATCTTGTTCTTACATCATCCGCCCCATGTGGATGTGGGC CTCCAGCAAGTTGTGTGAATGGAAGGTTCTATGAAGATAAATGTGATATGAAGCTATATTACCAATGTGCGCATGGTATTCCTTATCCATTTGAATGTCATCCTGGAACTCTTTGGGATGTCACAATCACTAGCTGTAACTGGGACTACGCAGTCCCCAGCAGATCACCCCCTTTGGGTTCAGACTGCAGCAGTTACGGCACAACTTCAACGCCGGTTCAGCAGACAACTGTAGGGTATACAAAGACCTCCACACATGTGCCTAATACAACTAATCAAGAAGGAGGACTCGCAACCACTAAGTCAAATCACATGGATTCTTCGTCTGTGGAAGTGCTCACTTCGTCTACGACAGTGGCACCATCTTCTAATCAAACAGCATCAAAGATACAATCTACCCAAACATCAATTGTCTCACAGTCATACCCAACTCCAACCGATGCGCCAACAAACTATCGTCCTACAGATTATTCAACGGCATTCACCGATAGGGGAGCGACGTTCAGCAATACGTATCCTGAAGTTAAGTCTACTTCATTCACAATGACCACTGAAGGTGACGCATCATCACAGACCCTAAAACAGATCACAACGTCATCAACTGCCATTACTACAAATTACATATCGCCTTTATCCCAGCAACAAACCACAGCAACGTTGCCCCATACTGGCACTACAATTCGTGCAGTATCTCAAACCCAGCAACAACCGACAACTACGTTGCCCATTGCTGTCACTACGAATGGTGCATTATCTCAAGCCCAGcaacaaacaacaacagaaaCCCAGTCAACGACTGCTTGTGGCC CCCCAGACACTTGTCCATTCCCTGCCTGGGATTCCGGAAGCATAAGTTTGACGTCACACATTCTGCTAATTCCAACAGCAGTTCTACTAGTATTTGCTTCGTTTAATCGCTTGTTTTGA